One part of the Agarivorans sp. Alg241-V36 genome encodes these proteins:
- a CDS encoding YaiI/YqxD family protein — MKIWVDADACPVVIKEILFRAAERTQIPLILVANQYIKTPPSKVISSLQVSAGFDVADNEIVARVAVGDLVITSDIPLADEVITKQAQALSPRGELYTKSNIKSRLNMRDFMDTMRSSGVHTGGPAALSQADRKAFASHLDSILAKHQSAK; from the coding sequence ATGAAGATTTGGGTAGATGCCGACGCCTGTCCGGTGGTGATTAAAGAGATTTTGTTTCGCGCTGCCGAACGAACCCAAATACCTTTAATCTTGGTGGCGAATCAGTACATTAAAACGCCGCCCTCTAAGGTGATTAGTAGCCTGCAGGTAAGTGCGGGTTTTGATGTGGCGGATAACGAGATTGTGGCGCGAGTTGCGGTTGGCGATTTAGTGATTACCTCGGATATTCCCTTAGCCGACGAGGTGATTACCAAGCAGGCTCAAGCATTAAGCCCAAGGGGCGAGCTATATACCAAAAGTAATATTAAGTCGCGACTCAACATGCGTGATTTTATGGATACTATGCGCTCTAGTGGGGTGCATACTGGCGGCCCTGCAGCGCTAAGCCAAGCCGACCGCAAAGCCTTTGCTAGCCACTTAGATTCAATTCTCGCTAAACATCAATCAGCCAAATGA
- a CDS encoding methyl-accepting chemotaxis protein — MKTITAKLASLLVIVILVSGVIVVSALYWLSSASLNQQYESDKQALTKQMSIILKEPVFVYDFDVIKATIDAFIDEPMIAGIKVSDQRGKLMAENHDSGSSPDETINIELDWDGKPLGTIEISVTKQAINSALSSELSEDILTIILMTALIIVLLILALRKVIIAPLANVNSVLAGIAQGDGDLTARIPVTSEDEIGQLGHNFNSFIETVQSIVQDMAEAATQLELVSESVRVINDKNTANTFEQTELTSTSLTNLQQLGIATKEIAGNAESTASRTQQAYQLSMDGHQAIDDNIAQVSELVKNLDRTADEVTSLKQVSDNIGSVLDVIKGIAEQTNLLALNAAIEAARAGESGRGFAVVADEVRALASKTHESTSEIESIIGDLQSQAETSYQATQAGKEMVSQTISSAEGTGESLVQINQEMNSVNDMITMIASASEEQSNVTSAVTADMESLSLGAQSLSEDSKQLQQATEDLLEVGHQMVTQVNRFKY; from the coding sequence ATGAAAACAATTACCGCAAAACTCGCCTCCCTACTCGTTATCGTTATTCTGGTGTCTGGGGTCATTGTCGTCAGCGCACTATATTGGCTTAGCAGCGCCTCATTAAACCAGCAATACGAAAGCGATAAGCAGGCGCTCACCAAACAAATGAGCATCATTCTAAAAGAGCCAGTGTTTGTTTATGACTTTGACGTAATCAAAGCCACCATTGATGCCTTTATCGATGAACCGATGATTGCAGGCATAAAGGTAAGCGATCAGCGTGGCAAACTAATGGCCGAAAACCACGATTCGGGCTCTAGTCCAGATGAAACCATTAACATTGAACTAGACTGGGATGGCAAACCGCTAGGCACTATCGAAATTAGCGTCACCAAACAGGCGATTAACAGCGCCCTAAGCAGTGAGTTAAGCGAAGACATCCTAACCATCATTTTAATGACGGCGCTGATTATCGTGCTGCTGATTCTCGCACTGCGTAAAGTGATTATCGCACCACTCGCTAACGTGAATAGCGTACTGGCGGGCATCGCTCAAGGCGATGGCGATTTAACTGCGCGCATTCCGGTAACTAGCGAAGATGAAATAGGCCAACTTGGCCACAACTTCAACAGCTTTATCGAAACAGTACAAAGCATTGTGCAAGACATGGCAGAGGCTGCGACTCAGCTAGAGTTGGTATCTGAAAGTGTCCGCGTAATTAACGACAAAAACACCGCCAATACCTTTGAACAAACCGAACTAACCTCTACGTCTTTAACCAACTTACAGCAACTTGGCATTGCGACTAAAGAGATTGCAGGCAATGCCGAAAGCACCGCCTCTCGCACTCAGCAGGCTTACCAGCTTTCCATGGATGGACACCAAGCCATTGATGACAACATTGCACAGGTGAGTGAGCTTGTGAAAAACCTTGACCGCACCGCTGATGAAGTTACTAGCCTCAAGCAAGTGAGCGACAACATTGGCAGCGTATTAGATGTGATTAAGGGTATTGCCGAGCAAACTAACTTACTCGCCCTAAATGCCGCCATTGAAGCGGCTCGAGCAGGTGAATCAGGCAGAGGTTTTGCGGTAGTTGCCGACGAAGTACGCGCTCTCGCCAGTAAAACCCATGAATCTACCTCAGAAATTGAGTCCATTATTGGAGATTTACAAAGCCAGGCTGAGACCTCTTACCAAGCCACTCAAGCGGGTAAAGAAATGGTCAGCCAGACTATTTCATCAGCCGAAGGCACCGGTGAATCGTTAGTGCAAATAAACCAAGAGATGAACTCGGTCAATGACATGATCACCATGATAGCCAGCGCCAGTGAAGAGCAATCTAATGTGACTAGTGCGGTGACCGCAGATATGGAATCGCTGAGTCTTGGCGCGCAATCACTCAGTGAAGACAGTAAACAACTGCAACAAGCCACCGAAGACCTACTAGAAGTAGGCCATCAAATGGTGACTCAAGTAAATCGCTTTAAGTATTAG
- a CDS encoding ABC transporter substrate-binding protein has protein sequence MQKTLFLLIFLSSICSAKTLNIPGSPKGETLPFALAKEIVKRSDIYDSVGYPYGDAGETSFSKTVADLNEGVLDLFWTATSAEREQKQTAVYFPLYRGTLGMRLGIVEQDKSDTFKNVSSFAQMRQYIPCQGKLWADTAILEANGIKVAKSLGYSNIFAMLEGDRCDYFPRGIFEPWSEVKREAKYNLTIDSYVMLRYKMPFFFFVKKDNQSLAKHLSDILYQMFEEGSYQKLFLNDPDVKNALALGKLEKRTIFDLENPYLTDKVNAIPQKIWFDPLAGQ, from the coding sequence ATGCAAAAGACTCTCTTTCTGTTGATTTTTTTATCATCAATATGTTCTGCCAAAACCTTAAACATTCCGGGCTCGCCCAAGGGCGAAACCTTGCCGTTTGCTCTCGCTAAAGAAATCGTTAAGCGCAGCGATATTTATGACTCGGTGGGTTATCCATATGGCGATGCTGGCGAAACCTCCTTTTCCAAAACCGTGGCCGATTTAAATGAGGGCGTACTCGATCTATTTTGGACAGCCACCTCGGCTGAACGAGAGCAGAAACAAACAGCAGTTTACTTTCCTCTCTATCGCGGCACCTTGGGTATGCGCCTAGGCATTGTTGAACAAGACAAAAGCGACACCTTCAAAAACGTAAGCAGTTTTGCACAAATGCGCCAATACATTCCCTGCCAAGGTAAGTTATGGGCCGATACCGCCATTCTTGAAGCCAACGGTATAAAAGTGGCTAAAAGCTTAGGTTATAGCAATATATTCGCCATGTTAGAGGGAGATCGCTGTGACTACTTCCCTCGCGGCATTTTCGAGCCTTGGAGCGAAGTGAAGCGCGAAGCAAAATACAATCTCACCATTGATAGCTATGTCATGCTGCGCTACAAGATGCCATTTTTCTTTTTTGTGAAAAAAGATAATCAAAGCTTAGCCAAACACCTCAGCGATATTCTTTATCAAATGTTTGAAGAAGGCAGTTACCAAAAACTGTTTCTTAATGACCCAGACGTAAAGAATGCCTTGGCCTTAGGCAAGCTAGAAAAGCGCACCATATTTGATCTAGAAAACCCCTACCTCACCGATAAAGTGAATGCCATTCCGCAGAAGATTTGGTTTGACCCACTGGCTGGACAATAA
- a CDS encoding pyridoxamine 5'-phosphate oxidase family protein produces MGKQFSAMIPPHIEFIAEQKMFFVATAAAEGKVNLSPKGMDSFRVLNQQQVVWLNLTGSGNETAAHLKQNSRMTIMFCAFEGKPVILRLYGQAKAIHRGDAEWQQYIELFPEQQGARQLYLLDIDMVQSSCGMSVPLFDFVSQRDELANWASKQGEQGIHQYWAKKNQHSLDGVATDILSRSGLAEETEN; encoded by the coding sequence ATGGGCAAGCAATTTAGTGCAATGATTCCGCCGCACATCGAGTTTATCGCAGAGCAAAAAATGTTTTTTGTGGCAACCGCAGCGGCCGAGGGAAAAGTGAATCTGTCGCCAAAGGGTATGGACTCATTTCGAGTGCTTAATCAGCAGCAAGTGGTTTGGCTCAACTTAACCGGCAGTGGCAACGAAACCGCTGCACATCTAAAACAAAACTCACGCATGACCATTATGTTTTGTGCCTTTGAGGGCAAACCGGTGATACTACGATTATATGGTCAAGCCAAAGCCATCCATCGTGGCGATGCAGAGTGGCAGCAATACATTGAATTATTTCCCGAGCAACAAGGCGCACGGCAACTGTATCTGCTAGACATTGATATGGTGCAAAGCTCCTGCGGCATGTCGGTCCCTTTGTTCGACTTTGTGTCACAGCGCGATGAATTGGCCAACTGGGCTAGCAAACAAGGGGAGCAAGGTATCCATCAATATTGGGCGAAGAAAAATCAACATAGTTTAGATGGCGTCGCCACTGATATATTGAGCCGCTCTGGTCTGGCCGAGGAAACTGAAAATTAG
- a CDS encoding MarR family winged helix-turn-helix transcriptional regulator, whose product MQKSAYWQDVLISLRKIIRATDLQSKRIVKACGLTIPQVMVLRAIEELGTVTVKHLSDEVSLSQATVTTILNRLEERQLIERIRSASDRRIVNPRLTEKGISILTTVPPLLHEEFIQRFESLQDWEKTQILSSLQHIASMMDAQSIDASPLLDINAPHKDLNK is encoded by the coding sequence ATGCAAAAATCGGCTTACTGGCAAGACGTACTCATCTCTTTGCGCAAAATCATTCGCGCTACAGATCTGCAATCTAAACGGATTGTGAAAGCTTGTGGATTAACCATTCCTCAAGTAATGGTGCTGCGAGCAATTGAAGAACTAGGTACCGTAACAGTGAAGCACTTATCGGACGAGGTATCGCTAAGCCAAGCCACGGTAACCACTATTTTGAACCGTTTAGAGGAACGCCAGCTAATTGAGCGGATCCGCAGCGCAAGCGACCGACGTATTGTGAACCCAAGGCTAACCGAGAAGGGGATAAGCATCCTCACCACCGTACCGCCACTGCTTCACGAAGAATTTATTCAGCGTTTTGAAAGCTTGCAAGACTGGGAAAAAACACAAATTTTGTCGTCTTTGCAGCATATTGCCTCAATGATGGACGCCCAATCCATCGACGCCTCACCACTACTAGATATTAATGCACCTCATAAAGATCTAAATAAGTAG
- a CDS encoding ABC transporter substrate-binding protein, whose protein sequence is MKLRYAALLLVSGFAQAEDSCGSVTIADMNWSSATVIANVDKFILEHGYGCDAELVPGDTMPTTVSMMEKGEPDIAPELWTNSAKETLERGVAEKRLRFAGKSLSDGGEEGFWVPQYLVDQYPEIATIEGVKKHAKLFVHPESKELSGFFGCPAGWNCQISANNLFEALELEKSGFELIDPGSGAGLSGSIAKAYTREQGWFGYYWAPTAVLGKYKMVKVDTGNGIDEQEFLTCTTQEDCENPKVTMYPPSAVHSVTTESFASKAPAAYEYITKRSFTNAQMNELLAWMEDNQADGDAAMYHYLSENPDSWKAWVPEDVAAKVSKALASM, encoded by the coding sequence ATGAAGCTAAGATACGCAGCACTGCTTTTGGTGAGCGGATTTGCTCAAGCAGAAGACAGCTGTGGCAGTGTTACCATTGCCGACATGAACTGGAGCTCTGCAACAGTTATTGCCAATGTAGACAAATTTATTTTAGAACATGGCTACGGCTGTGACGCTGAACTGGTGCCAGGGGACACTATGCCAACCACCGTCTCTATGATGGAAAAAGGCGAACCAGACATTGCCCCTGAGTTATGGACTAACTCTGCCAAAGAAACCCTAGAGCGTGGCGTAGCCGAAAAACGCTTACGTTTTGCCGGTAAGTCATTATCTGACGGCGGTGAAGAAGGTTTTTGGGTTCCTCAGTACTTGGTTGACCAATACCCAGAAATCGCCACCATCGAAGGTGTTAAAAAACACGCCAAATTATTTGTTCATCCAGAAAGCAAAGAACTTTCAGGTTTCTTCGGCTGTCCAGCTGGCTGGAACTGTCAAATCTCTGCAAACAACTTATTTGAAGCTTTAGAGCTTGAGAAATCAGGTTTTGAACTAATTGATCCAGGCTCAGGTGCTGGTTTATCTGGTTCTATTGCTAAAGCTTATACTCGCGAGCAAGGCTGGTTTGGTTACTACTGGGCGCCAACCGCGGTGCTAGGTAAATACAAAATGGTAAAAGTAGATACCGGTAATGGTATCGACGAGCAAGAATTCTTAACTTGTACTACTCAAGAAGATTGTGAAAATCCAAAAGTAACCATGTACCCACCTTCAGCTGTGCATTCAGTAACAACTGAAAGCTTTGCTAGCAAAGCACCAGCTGCTTATGAATACATCACAAAGCGTTCATTTACCAATGCGCAAATGAACGAGTTATTAGCTTGGATGGAAGACAACCAAGCCGATGGTGATGCAGCCATGTACCACTACTTAAGTGAAAATCCAGATAGCTGGAAAGCTTGGGTGCCGGAAGATGTTGCCGCTAAGGTAAGTAAAGCCTTAGCCAGTATGTAG
- a CDS encoding proline/glycine betaine ABC transporter permease, with amino-acid sequence MADSSWLERFPQMSRADLTVIRKALDGAYRDFSREYGEAIESFFDPLLQFLVWFEKLLITTPWWLVLIVCAGLVYLASRSWKLVIGSVVSLLLVGYFGMWEDMMRTMSIITVCTMLAIALGIPIGIIMARSNRAQAIITPMLDVMQTLPAFVYLIPVVMLLGIGKIPGVIAVVIYGIPPVIRLTNLGIRLVDKEVLEAATAYGASAWQRLFGVQMPLAMPTIMAGINQTIMMALSMVVIASMIGVKGLGQPVLKSITNQYFTLGLLNGLAIVALAIIFDRVSQAYAKRTQAHLQGLKHD; translated from the coding sequence ATGGCGGATTCGTCATGGTTGGAACGTTTTCCACAAATGAGTCGAGCCGATCTCACCGTTATTCGTAAAGCTTTAGATGGTGCATATCGTGATTTTTCCCGAGAGTATGGCGAAGCCATCGAATCGTTTTTTGATCCCCTTCTGCAATTTTTAGTTTGGTTTGAAAAACTGCTGATCACCACACCTTGGTGGTTGGTATTGATTGTATGTGCAGGCTTAGTGTATTTGGCTAGTCGTTCTTGGAAGTTAGTCATTGGCTCCGTAGTCTCGCTGCTATTAGTGGGCTACTTTGGTATGTGGGAAGACATGATGCGAACCATGAGCATCATTACCGTGTGTACCATGTTGGCGATTGCCTTAGGCATACCCATTGGCATCATCATGGCGCGCTCCAATCGCGCTCAAGCCATTATTACCCCTATGCTCGACGTTATGCAGACGCTGCCAGCATTTGTATATTTGATTCCGGTAGTAATGTTGTTAGGTATTGGCAAGATACCTGGCGTAATTGCGGTAGTTATTTACGGCATACCACCGGTAATTCGTTTGACCAACCTAGGTATTCGTTTAGTTGACAAAGAAGTACTCGAAGCGGCTACGGCTTATGGTGCTAGCGCCTGGCAACGTTTGTTTGGAGTGCAAATGCCGCTGGCAATGCCAACCATTATGGCAGGCATTAACCAAACCATTATGATGGCTTTGTCGATGGTGGTTATTGCCTCGATGATCGGCGTTAAAGGTTTAGGCCAGCCGGTGTTAAAATCAATTACCAACCAATATTTCACTTTGGGTTTGCTTAACGGTTTAGCCATTGTTGCTTTAGCTATTATTTTTGACCGTGTGTCGCAAGCTTATGCCAAGCGCACCCAAGCTCACCTTCAAGGATTAAAGCATGACTGA
- a CDS encoding glycine betaine/L-proline ABC transporter ATP-binding protein — translation MTEPLVKIQGLYKLFGENPKQVMSRVKAGESKDKILADTGHTLGLKDINLEIQQGEIYVIMGLSGSGKSTLIRHFNRLIDPTEGVISIEGTDVMKLSPKELQDFRRHKMSMVFQRFGLMPHRTVIENVAYGLTVQGVAKEQRLAKAQEWLDTVGLNGYEQQYPAQLSGGQQQRVGLARALATDAEILLMDEAFSALDPLIRSEMQDQLIELQETLHKTIIFITHDLDEALRLGDKIAILKDGEVVQQGTPDDILLHPATDYVEAFVKDVNRARALTVETVMQPPARRITADTICEALQQMKKIKGDYAYHVTDDGYQGIVTQDALEEASIHKAGEQLESCEYQDVPTVSPDAIIESVLTESLETEFSLPVVDEDGNLKGELTRSSVAEVFAEPETEEETANAASK, via the coding sequence ATGACTGAGCCGCTAGTTAAAATTCAGGGCTTGTACAAGCTATTTGGTGAGAACCCTAAACAGGTAATGTCGCGGGTGAAAGCTGGAGAAAGCAAAGATAAAATCTTAGCTGATACTGGCCATACACTGGGCCTAAAAGACATTAATCTTGAGATTCAACAGGGTGAGATTTACGTAATTATGGGCTTGTCGGGCTCTGGTAAATCAACCCTTATTCGTCACTTCAATCGCTTAATTGACCCTACCGAAGGGGTGATTAGTATTGAAGGCACCGACGTGATGAAGTTAAGCCCTAAAGAGCTACAAGACTTTCGTCGTCATAAAATGTCGATGGTATTCCAGCGCTTTGGCCTAATGCCACATCGCACGGTAATTGAAAACGTGGCCTATGGTCTCACCGTGCAAGGTGTGGCAAAAGAGCAGCGTTTAGCCAAAGCTCAAGAATGGTTAGATACTGTAGGCTTAAATGGCTACGAGCAGCAATACCCAGCGCAATTATCTGGTGGGCAACAACAGCGTGTTGGTTTAGCCCGTGCCTTGGCTACCGATGCTGAGATTCTGTTGATGGATGAAGCCTTTTCAGCTCTGGATCCACTGATTCGCAGTGAAATGCAGGATCAGCTGATTGAGTTGCAAGAAACCTTGCACAAAACCATTATCTTCATTACTCACGATTTAGATGAAGCTCTACGTTTGGGTGACAAAATTGCCATTCTTAAAGATGGTGAGGTCGTTCAGCAAGGTACGCCAGATGATATTCTGCTGCATCCTGCCACCGATTATGTAGAAGCCTTTGTTAAAGACGTAAACCGCGCTCGCGCCTTAACGGTTGAAACAGTAATGCAACCGCCTGCTCGCCGGATTACTGCTGACACCATTTGCGAAGCCTTGCAGCAGATGAAGAAAATTAAAGGTGATTATGCCTATCACGTTACCGATGATGGCTATCAAGGTATCGTCACTCAAGATGCCTTGGAAGAAGCTTCAATCCATAAAGCGGGTGAGCAGCTTGAATCTTGTGAGTATCAAGATGTGCCAACGGTTTCTCCTGATGCGATCATTGAAAGTGTGCTTACCGAAAGTTTAGAAACGGAGTTTTCTCTGCCGGTGGTAGATGAAGATGGCAACCTTAAGGGTGAGTTAACCCGCAGCTCTGTGGCGGAAGTATTCGCCGAACCAGAGACTGAAGAGGAAACAGCAAACGCTGCCTCGAAATAA
- a CDS encoding GNAT family N-acetyltransferase — translation MVLSFIICPIDASHNQAVKQIIQHGGREFGAIGDGFGPSDTEVEAMSLHYNQPQRGYWVALQNDIVVGCGGIAELDDASKTCELRKLFVNPQCRGQGLGKALAEHCLQEAKRRAYKQCYLDTLSSMHSAIALYQALGFYHLPEPFSASIHSGCDVWMMKAL, via the coding sequence ATGGTTTTGAGTTTTATTATTTGTCCTATCGATGCTTCACACAACCAAGCGGTAAAACAGATCATTCAGCATGGTGGCCGTGAGTTTGGTGCTATTGGTGATGGTTTTGGCCCTTCGGACACTGAAGTAGAGGCGATGAGTCTTCACTACAATCAGCCTCAACGGGGTTATTGGGTGGCGCTGCAAAACGACATTGTAGTGGGCTGCGGCGGCATCGCAGAACTTGACGATGCTTCCAAGACTTGTGAATTACGTAAGCTGTTTGTTAACCCGCAATGCCGAGGTCAAGGCCTTGGTAAAGCTCTGGCTGAGCATTGTTTACAAGAGGCTAAAAGGCGAGCTTATAAGCAGTGTTACCTAGATACTTTGAGCAGCATGCACTCAGCTATTGCCTTGTATCAAGCCTTGGGTTTCTATCATTTGCCAGAGCCTTTTTCTGCCAGCATTCATAGCGGCTGCGATGTATGGATGATGAAGGCATTGTGA
- a CDS encoding GNAT family N-acetyltransferase, whose product MQIKLFDPQDDIAKLAEVMLVLRPSFTKEQLMEQISLQQQQGYQLAYLVADQQVVAVAGFVIGWKLSWGKHLYLDDLVTVENVRSKGFGLQLLQWLENYAKQQDCGQFHLGSGVQRFGAHRFYLRNGFDIKSHHFTKHLG is encoded by the coding sequence ATGCAGATTAAATTGTTCGATCCTCAGGATGATATAGCAAAGCTTGCCGAGGTAATGCTAGTGCTGCGCCCAAGCTTTACTAAAGAACAGTTGATGGAACAAATAAGCCTGCAACAGCAACAGGGCTATCAATTGGCTTATTTAGTCGCAGATCAGCAAGTTGTTGCGGTAGCGGGTTTTGTAATTGGCTGGAAGTTGTCTTGGGGTAAGCATTTATACTTAGATGATTTAGTCACTGTGGAAAATGTGCGTTCAAAGGGCTTTGGTTTGCAGTTGCTACAGTGGTTGGAGAATTACGCTAAACAACAGGACTGTGGGCAATTTCACTTGGGCTCAGGAGTACAGCGTTTTGGCGCTCATCGATTTTATCTGCGTAATGGCTTTGATATTAAGAGTCATCACTTTACCAAACACCTAGGCTAG
- a CDS encoding GNAT family N-acetyltransferase, translating into MFKVGQLIRDAQEGDSLQICQIYNYYIENSATTFEEQRVEQCTMAKRIASIQTSLPWLVYEEAGEILGYAYVSPWKERSAYRFAVESSIYIANSAAGKGIGKRLYQALLERLADYSISTVIAGITLPNPASIVLHERLGFNKVAEFERVGFKFGNWMNVGYWQRQIKTEEQLNHLSNRD; encoded by the coding sequence ATGTTTAAAGTGGGACAGTTGATTAGGGACGCTCAAGAGGGTGACAGCCTGCAAATTTGCCAAATCTATAATTACTATATCGAAAACAGTGCAACGACCTTTGAAGAGCAGAGGGTTGAGCAATGTACCATGGCGAAGCGCATTGCCTCGATTCAAACTAGCTTGCCTTGGTTAGTATATGAAGAGGCTGGTGAGATTCTTGGGTACGCTTATGTTAGCCCATGGAAAGAACGCAGTGCTTATCGCTTTGCGGTCGAAAGCTCAATCTATATTGCCAATAGTGCAGCAGGTAAAGGCATTGGTAAGCGTTTGTATCAAGCCTTGTTAGAACGATTGGCCGACTATTCTATAAGCACGGTCATTGCTGGCATTACTTTGCCAAATCCCGCTAGCATCGTATTGCATGAGCGCTTGGGTTTTAACAAAGTAGCAGAGTTCGAGCGAGTGGGCTTTAAGTTTGGCAATTGGATGAACGTGGGTTATTGGCAGCGGCAGATAAAAACAGAAGAGCAGCTCAATCACTTGTCGAATAGGGACTAG
- a CDS encoding DUF2164 domain-containing protein → MSKIEFSSEQKNALVSKIQDYCEQQLDLEVGQFDAEFLLDFFSEEVGAYYYNQGLQDAQTVVQNRIDSIADELYEIEKPTKW, encoded by the coding sequence ATGTCGAAAATTGAATTTTCTAGTGAACAAAAAAACGCCTTGGTCAGCAAAATTCAAGATTATTGTGAGCAGCAATTAGATCTTGAAGTAGGCCAGTTTGATGCTGAGTTCTTGTTAGATTTCTTTTCTGAAGAAGTGGGCGCTTATTACTACAATCAAGGCTTACAAGATGCTCAAACAGTGGTGCAGAATCGTATTGATAGCATTGCTGATGAGCTTTATGAAATAGAGAAACCCACCAAATGGTAA
- a CDS encoding aspartate/glutamate racemase family protein, translating into MKTIGIIGGMSWESSLSYYQQLNIAIKQAKGGLHSAKVNLVSVDFAEIEALQHQGDWPALADKMVAAGLSVQASGADFLLIATNTMHKVAAEVEQALQIPLLHIADATADKLLEQGVNRVGLLGTRFTMEQDFYKGRLEQRGLQVLVPQEKGIETVHQIIYQELCLGDIKAESRELYLTEIAELAARGAEAVILGCTEIGLLVQQSHCDLPLFDTTAIHVAAAAAESLAD; encoded by the coding sequence ATGAAAACAATAGGCATTATTGGTGGCATGAGCTGGGAATCCAGTCTTAGCTACTATCAACAGTTAAATATTGCGATTAAACAGGCCAAGGGTGGCTTGCACTCGGCAAAAGTTAACTTGGTGAGCGTTGATTTTGCAGAGATAGAAGCCTTGCAACACCAAGGTGACTGGCCTGCTTTGGCCGACAAAATGGTAGCTGCGGGTTTATCGGTGCAAGCCTCCGGCGCTGATTTTTTACTCATTGCTACTAATACTATGCACAAAGTGGCAGCAGAGGTAGAGCAGGCTTTGCAGATCCCTTTGTTGCATATTGCCGATGCCACAGCCGATAAATTGCTGGAGCAAGGAGTAAACCGAGTTGGCTTGCTAGGTACCCGTTTCACTATGGAGCAGGATTTCTATAAAGGGCGACTAGAGCAACGCGGCTTGCAAGTATTGGTTCCACAAGAAAAGGGTATTGAAACAGTTCATCAGATTATTTATCAAGAGCTGTGTTTAGGTGACATTAAGGCTGAGTCTCGAGAACTTTATCTTACAGAAATTGCTGAGTTAGCGGCGCGAGGTGCCGAGGCGGTGATCTTGGGGTGTACTGAGATTGGTTTATTAGTCCAGCAAAGTCATTGTGATTTGCCGCTGTTTGATACCACTGCCATTCATGTTGCAGCTGCTGCGGCTGAGTCTTTAGCGGATTAA
- a CDS encoding cold-shock protein encodes MATGRVKWFDEQKGFGFIERPDGKDVFVHFRAIQSEGYKTLAEGQEVTFEVEEGPKGPQAANVKVA; translated from the coding sequence ATGGCTACAGGTCGCGTAAAATGGTTCGACGAGCAAAAAGGTTTTGGTTTCATCGAGCGTCCAGACGGTAAAGATGTATTCGTACACTTCCGTGCTATTCAAAGCGAAGGTTACAAAACTTTAGCTGAAGGCCAAGAAGTTACTTTTGAAGTAGAAGAAGGTCCTAAAGGCCCTCAAGCTGCTAACGTAAAAGTTGCTTAA
- a CDS encoding PhzF family phenazine biosynthesis protein: MNLKMHQVDSFTRDLFKGNPAAIIVLEAWLEDSVMQAIAIENNLSETAFLVASEPGQYFIRWFSPICEIDFCGHATLAAAHILFGQQPALQELHFTTLQVGELKARRGDGGLIAMDFPSCPPHMEFETPSALLDGVSVKPNEVWRNQQAYFLVYEQQSQIEALEVDLELLETLAPYDVVVTAPGEQFDFVSRYFWPANGGAEDPVTGSIHAGLTPFWAKHLGKDQLLAYQASQRGGILHCQQVGERVTIAGHAKTYFEGTVFL, encoded by the coding sequence ATGAACTTAAAAATGCACCAAGTAGATAGCTTTACTCGTGATCTTTTCAAGGGCAATCCTGCTGCGATTATTGTCTTAGAGGCCTGGTTAGAAGATAGCGTAATGCAGGCGATTGCTATTGAAAACAACCTTTCTGAAACTGCCTTTCTAGTTGCTAGCGAACCTGGTCAATATTTTATCCGTTGGTTTTCGCCGATCTGCGAAATTGACTTCTGTGGTCATGCTACGCTGGCTGCCGCTCATATTTTGTTTGGCCAACAGCCAGCATTGCAAGAGTTACATTTTACCACCTTGCAGGTGGGTGAGTTAAAAGCTCGTCGTGGTGATGGCGGTTTAATTGCTATGGACTTCCCAAGTTGCCCACCACACATGGAATTTGAAACGCCTTCCGCTTTGCTGGATGGTGTATCTGTTAAACCCAATGAAGTATGGCGAAATCAACAGGCCTATTTTCTGGTCTATGAACAACAATCGCAAATTGAAGCCTTAGAGGTGGATCTTGAATTGCTAGAAACGCTGGCCCCGTATGATGTGGTGGTAACCGCACCGGGAGAGCAGTTTGACTTTGTCTCTCGCTATTTTTGGCCGGCTAATGGTGGCGCCGAGGACCCAGTTACTGGCTCGATTCACGCTGGCTTAACGCCGTTTTGGGCTAAGCACTTAGGCAAAGACCAGTTGTTGGCCTATCAGGCTTCTCAACGTGGTGGGATCTTACATTGCCAACAAGTTGGCGAGCGGGTAACTATTGCCGGGCATGCCAAAACCTATTTTGAAGGCACGGTGTTTTTATAA